The following proteins are encoded in a genomic region of Tenebrio molitor chromosome 7, icTenMoli1.1, whole genome shotgun sequence:
- the LOC138135467 gene encoding odorant receptor Or1-like, with protein sequence MASVIEESFKVNLWGMKIFGLYPPDKHKGLYKVGTYIMYLLFIVPVPILESLNLFLQENLSFRQFADNAFLIAELGCFIPKFWPFVINGERIKRCIHYFDSPKFAVKRPEHEEIIQKCIKMCRNTTALFLASVTAGFISWSSRPISWKNHIFPTDLWLPFDPQTAPKSYICCVYTYLVLAVGYGAFTSGAVDPLIAGLAYQATSQIKILKDTLQHLGKYADKELATKYEANSSEKGKVLHAKIKNCVDHHSAILIFVKEYEECFSQVAFSQFVGGVMVLCVSCLQLTIVEILSFDFLAMVMYLIAMLSEIYLYCHFGTELYEESNTISQAIYMGNWYEYDIRSQRDLAILMERAKRPMIVTCGKIFDVSVVTFTMILRRAYSLLAVLENYNMDLN encoded by the exons ATGGCAAGTGTAATTGAAGAAAGTTTCAAAGTCAATTTATGGGGGATGAAAATTTTCGGTTTATATCCACCTGACAAACATAAGGGCTTATATAAAGTGGGAACTTATATTATGTACTTGTTGTTTATAGTACCGGTGCCAATATTGGAGAGTCTCAATTTATTTCTACAAGAAAATCTGAGTTTTCGCCAATTTGCTGACAATGCGTTTTTAATAGCAGAATTGGGATGTTTCATCCCTAAATTTTGGCCATTCGTGATAAATGGCGAACGCATAAAGCGGTGCATTCATTATTTTGATTCTCCAAAATTTGCAGTGAAGAGACCTGAACACGAAGAAATTATACAAAAGTGTATTAAGATGTGTCGCAACACCACTGCACTTTTTTTAGCCTCTGTCACAGCAGGATTTATCAGTTGGTCGAGCAGACCCATATCTTGGAAAAACCACATATTTCCAACTGATTTGTGGTTACCTTTTGACCCACAAACCGCTCCAAAATCTTACATCTGTTGCGTCTACACATATCTGGTTCTCG CTGTTGGTTATGGTGCTTTTACAAGCGGAGCAGTTGATCCGCTTATTGCAGGGCTTGCTTATCAAGCCACCagtcaaattaaaatacttaagGATACTCTACAGCATCTTGGGAAATATGCAGATAAAGAGCTTGCAACAAAATACGAAGCAAACTCTTCGGAAAAAGGGAAAGTTCTACatgctaaaattaaaaactgcgTTGACCATCATAGTGCCATACTGAT TTTTGTCAAAGAATACGAAGAGTGCTTTTCGCAAGTTGCTTTTAGCCAATTTGTGGGAGGTGTAATGGTGTTGTGCGTCTCTTGTTTGCAGTTGACAATT GTAGAAATTTTAAGTTTCGACTTTCTAGCAATGGTCATGTATCTTATTGCTATGCTCAGTGAAATTTACTTATACTGTCATTTTGGAACAGAGCTTTATGAAGAA AGTAATACGATCAGTCAAGCTATTTATATGGGAAATTGGTACGAATATGATATAAGATCGCAAAGAGATCTTGCTATTTTGATGGAAAGGGCAAAACGACCTATGATTGTAACGTGTGGAAAAATTTTTGACGTGTCTGTGGTAACATTTACAATG ATACTGCGACGAGCGTATTCCTTGTTGGCAGTTTTGGAAAATTATAATATGGACTTAAATTAA